TATTTCAAATATCCTTCAAAGGGTGTTCCGGGAATTCTTCTTGGAATCGATCCGATCGTATAAAATGGAACCGACTTGAACGGATCTTGGTTTACGGTTCGATCCGGCGTCGCAGATTCTTTGGTTCCTGCGTTTGTTCGAATCACGTTTTCTAAGGGACTATAATTTGTGGAAAATGTAAGACGAGTCGAATCCACACCTCCCGTAAGTACGATCGTTTCGAAAAAAGATTCTAACGTTCTACAAGAAGAATAGAAAGTGAAAAATGTTAAGAGAAGTGAGAATCGTATCGTTCTTTGTAAGAATCCGAAGATAACGTGAAATAGGGAATTTTTCTTCGAAAGGATCATCGTTTTTTGTTTCTCGCATGATTCGAAGACAAAGGAATGAAAGAGGATCCTTGACCGAAGGGCTTAGAAAAAAAACTCTGGTAAGAAGTTGTATGATCGAGATCGGCGCAAAAATTCCAAAACCATATCCGGTTTCTCTGGCTCCTATGATGGACTGGACCGATCGTCATTTTCGTTATCTTTTCAGAATGATTTCCAAACATACGTTTCTTTATACGGAGATGATTCATACGGGCGCGATTCTTCACGGAGATAGAAAACGATTCTTATCATACAATCCGGAAGAATTACCGCTTGCGATTCAGTTGGGTGGCGACAATCCAAAGGCTCTCGCAGAATGTTCTAAGATCAGTGAAGACTACGGATATTCTGAGGTCAATCTGAATGTAGGTTGTCCGAGCGATCGTGTGCGCGAAGGAAACTTCGGAGCGTGTTTGATGGAAACTCCGGAGAAAGTTGCCGAGCTCGTTGCCGCTATGGACGCTTCCGTTTCCATTCCGGTCACCGTTAAGTGTAGAATCGGAATTCCCGGAAAAGAAAGTTTTGAAGATCTTTGTAGATTTATTGAAACCGTAAAGGAAGCGGGCGTAAGACGTTTTATCATTCACGCAAGAATCGCGATCCTGGGCGGTCTTTCTCCCGCGCAGAATCGGCAAATTCCTCCTTTGCGTTATACGGACGTGGAACTTATCAAGAAAACGTTTCCCGATCTGGTAGTTGAAATCAACGGCGGGATTCGCACTTACGAAGAGATCAAAGAAAGACTCAAGAAGAACGACGGAGTTATGATCGGAAGAGCTGCGTATGAAACTCCTTATCTTTTTTCGGAACTCGATTCCTTGTTCTTTCAAGACGATACTTCCTCTTTGAGTAGAAGAGAAATTTTGAATCGGATGCAAGATTATATCGATCGTCTTCTTTTGAACGACACAAACGCCAAACCTCACTTTGTCTTAAAACATCTTTTGGGTTTGTTTCACGCGGAGAAGGGCGCGCGCAGTTATCGAAGAATTCTTACGGAGAAAATGTTTTCGCATTATTCTCGCGATCTTTTAAAAAACGCGGCTCAAGAGATTCCTGACTTTGCGTTAGATTTCATTCCTTCCCAAAAGCGCACTTCAAATTCGGAAAACTTAGAATCTACGATCGTTTCTTTATAGCGTTCCTTCATTCTTTTGATTCCGATTCAAATTTAACTTTACACACGCATAAGCAAAGTTAGTTTGATCCCCTCTTTTTATATGAAACCGATTTTATTCGGACTATTTCTATTATGTCTAATTACCTCCGCAGTATACTCGGAACCGATCGATCCAGAAAAGGTTCAGCTATTGAGCGAAGGATGGGAATACTATAGCGTAGACGGAAGAAGTTTTAAATCCATTCTTCCCGGAGTCGGTTTAACGAGCCAAGGTTTTGAGATTCCGATCAAAGGATATTATACGGTCTCGGTCGAATATCCGGATTCTTCTCCTTCCGGATCGCAAGGAATTTTCTTAGATAGAATTCAATCCGCAGACAGAGTTTACTTTAACGATAAGCTCATCGGAAAAACTGGCGAGATGGATCCGTATTCTCCCGCTTGGTTTCGAAGTCGTTTGTATAAAATTCCTCTCGAATGGATTGAAAAAGGAAAGAAGAATACGATTCGAATCGAAATCGAATGTCAGGAACTCGGATTTCACTGCGGAATTTTTAGAAGTATTCCTAAGTTAGGCGACTTTGACGAACTCAAGGACACTCTGATACAGGAAGACGCCCTCCAACTCGTTCTCATCGTTTTATTTTTAGGAGTTTTTTTACAACAATCGATTTCGTATTCTCTCAATCGTTATTCCAGAGCGAGCATCTTTCTTTCCATATCAGCCTTTCTTTTTGTTTTTTGGAGATTGCCCCTTCTTCATAAGATGAATTACATAGACGTTCCCTTTGGAGTTTTGTCTCGATCCTTCTTTTTGGCTCAGACGGTATTTCCGACTTGTATATTATATTTTTTGTATGCGTTGTTCCGAAAAAAGACGGGAACTGCGGCGAAGATGATCATGAAGTCCAGTCTTGTGATCGGAGCATTGCATTTTTTAGAACTCGACGGAACACAAAGGGTTTTACTCGTTTATGCGTGGGAAGGAATTTTGTTTTCCATGTTCTTACTTCTTGTTCCGATCTTTTATGCCGAGTTGAGAAAGAAGCTCATGGAAGCTCTGATCATGGTCGGGGGCGTCGGATTGCTTGCGATCTTCGCGA
This is a stretch of genomic DNA from Leptospira tipperaryensis. It encodes these proteins:
- the dusA gene encoding tRNA dihydrouridine(20/20a) synthase DusA, with product MIEIGAKIPKPYPVSLAPMMDWTDRHFRYLFRMISKHTFLYTEMIHTGAILHGDRKRFLSYNPEELPLAIQLGGDNPKALAECSKISEDYGYSEVNLNVGCPSDRVREGNFGACLMETPEKVAELVAAMDASVSIPVTVKCRIGIPGKESFEDLCRFIETVKEAGVRRFIIHARIAILGGLSPAQNRQIPPLRYTDVELIKKTFPDLVVEINGGIRTYEEIKERLKKNDGVMIGRAAYETPYLFSELDSLFFQDDTSSLSRREILNRMQDYIDRLLLNDTNAKPHFVLKHLLGLFHAEKGARSYRRILTEKMFSHYSRDLLKNAAQEIPDFALDFIPSQKRTSNSENLESTIVSL